Within the Verrucomicrobiota bacterium genome, the region CCACCGCGCGTCTATGTCTTCGACGGCCGGGTGCAGGCCAGTCCCGTCGGCTTGCGCGAACGCATCGCGATCGTTTCGCCCGAGTTGCAGGCGCGCTACCTCCAGCAAGATTGGTCGCTCACGGTCGGGCAGGTCGTGGCGTCGGGCTTTGCGCTCACCGACTACGTCCATCACAACCCCGACGCGGGCCAGCGCGGGCGTGTGGATGTCCTGCTCGATCGCCTCGGCATCGCCGCGCTGCGGCGTCGAAACGTCCAGCAACTCTCGCAGGGCGAACTGCGCCGCACGCTCATCGCCCGCGCGCTCGCCAACCGGCCGCGCATCCTCATCCTCGACGAATTCTGCGACGGCCTCGATGCTGCCGCGCGCCGCGGATTGATCGAACGGCTGAGTGACTTCACGCGCGACGGCATGCAATTGCTTTACACGACGCATCGCCCCGGCGAACTGCCCGCGTGCATCACGCACCTGCTGGCGCTCGAAGACGGCCGCATCGCGTGGCAGGGGCCGAAATCCAAACCCGGCAGGACGCGCGTTGATTCCGGTCTTGCTCCGGAAGCTCCCCTCGCCCCATCCCTCTCGCCTCATCGGATGAGGGGAGGGGGTGCCCGGAGGCCGGATGAGGGGTGTTCGGTCAAAGGGGCAGCCGGGCTTGACTGCACATTCCTGTTCCGCCTTCGCGGCGTGTCGGTGTTCCTCGACCGCAAGCCCGTGTTGCGCGGCGTGCACTGGCGGATGAACGCGGACGAAAACTGGGCCGTGCTCGGGCGCAACGGCGCCGGCAAGTCCACCTTCCTGAAACTGCTCGCCGGCGAGGTGCATCCCGCGCTCGGCGGCGAAGTGCGGAGGTTCGGCGCGGACGCGCGCCACACGTTGTGGCAGGTGCGCCGCCGCATCGGGCAGGTGTCCGCGGATTTCCAGGCCGCGTATCGCGACGACATCACGGGCGAGCAGGCCATCGCTTCCGGCTTCTTCGGCAGCATCGGCCTGTTGCGGCGGCGGCCGACGGCGGAACACCTGCGCGTCGTGCGCGGACTCGTGAAGCGATTCGGCCTCGGCGCGTTCGCGAAGCAAAGCGTGCAGCGCATGTCCTACGGGGAGCTTCGCCGCATCCTGCTCGCGCGCGCGCTCGTGCACGACCCGGCGGTGCTGCTGCTCGACGAACCGTTCGACGGCCTGGACCTCGAATCCAAGCTCGCGCTGCAAGCCGCCCTCGACGACCTCAGCCGCAACGGCACGCGGCTGCTCGTGGTGACGCATCATCTGGACGACCTGCCCCGCTGCATCACGCACGCGGCGGTGCTGGAGGCGGGGCGGGTCGTTGCGAGCGGAGCTGTCGGCGGCATCGCCATTCGCGAATCAATCGGGCGATGGTTCGACCGCCACATACGGCCTACTTCTTGAGCTTTGCGCGCACCTCGGCCTCGACGGCAGCCAGCGCGATCCACTTCTGCCCGGGAGCGCGGGCTTGCGCTCAAGTTCACGGACGCCGCCTTTCGGACCGGCTCGCGGCCTCGTGAGTCAGCACCCTCTGCATGCGAATGCGGTGTCGCCGCTTCGCTCTGCCACCGCAGTCCAAAGGCTCGGCCGGAGTTACTTCACCACCGCCGCGACGGCGGCTTCCTGGAAGGTGCGGCGGATGTCGGAGGCGTCGGCGTTGGCGAGGCGCTGGCGCTGGATCATCAGGACGAACACCATTTGCGACTGCGGGTCGGCCCAGCTCTGCGTGCCGTAAGCGCCACCGTGGCCGAACGTGCCCGGCGCGAGCATCGCGGTCACGCCGGTCGGCTGCTTCACCACCTGGAAGCCCAGCCCCCAGCTCATGCCCTCGGTGAAGCCGGTCTTGATGTCGCCGGTCTGCGTGGTGGTCATCAGCTTCGCCGTCTCAGGCTTCAAATACTGCCGGCCGCCCGCACTGCCGTGGTTGAGCATCATGTTGTAAAACTTCGCGACGTCCGCCGCGGTCGAGTAGAGGCCGCCCGCGGGCTTGGGCGAACGCCAGCGCGCGGTGAGCGGCCGGCCGTCGAGGAAGAAGAAGTCCGTGGGCACGAGCGGCGGTTCCTGCTTCGCGCGGTCGCCGGGCGCGTAAGGCGTGGCGACGCGCTTCGCCTGCGACTCGGTGGGCCAGAACGTGGTGTCCTTCATCCCGAGCGGCTTGAAGAGGCGGTCGTCGAGGAACGAGGCGAAGTCCTTTTGCGCGACGACTTCGACGATGCGGCCGAGCGCGTTGATGCCGGGGTTGCTGTATTGCCACCGGCTGCCGGGCTCGAAGGCCAGCGGCTGCTGTGAGTAGAAGAGCGTGCGCTCGGCGAGCGAAAGGTCGCGGCCCACGTCGGGCGTCTCGGTGTTGAGGCCGGCGGTGTGCGTGAGCAGGTCGCGGAGGGTGATCTTGCGATGCGGGCGCTTGAGCGTGGCGGCGTCGTTCGTGCGCGACGCGACGAGCCAGAGGCCCTTGAATTCGGGCAGGTGCTTCTCGACCGGGTCCTCGATGGAGAGCTTGCCGTCGTCCTGCAACATCAGCACGGCGACGCCGGTGATGGGCTTGGTCATGGAGGCGATCCAGAAGATGTCCTCGGCGCGCATCGGCCGCTTCGACGCGAGGTCGGCGTAGCCGAGCGCCTCGACGCCCACGACCTGGCCGCGCCGCGCCACGAGCGTCACCGCGCCCGAGACGACCGAGTCGTCCACGAACTTCTGCATGCGCCTGGGAATCTCGCGGAGCTTCGCCTCGTCCACGCCGGCCCTGGCGAAGTCCGGCGCGGCCAGCGCGGTGAAGCACGATGCGGCGAGCAGGAGGGCGGGGAGCAGATGGCGTGGGTTCATGTTTCGGATTCGGTCGTTAACGGGTTGCGGGCGAGAGGGAGGAGGCTACGGCTGGCTTCTCAGCCACCAGTTCGCGTTTCACCCCTGCGATGAGCTTCTCGAGCCGGCGGCCATACTCGACGTAGTTGGCCCGCATCGCGTCGTCGTTGCTTTGCTGCGCGTGGGGGTCGTGGAAGACCACGACCATGTGCGGCTCGATGCTGATGCCCGCGTCGTAGCCGCGCGCGAACGCGTCCTTCAAGATGTCTCGCACGCGGCCCGCGCCTTCGCCGGGCCAGTTGTAGTCGGCGTCGTTCTTCGCCGCGTTCCACGTCGCGTCCTTGATGTGGATGTGCGCGGTGTGGTCGCGGACGTGTGTCCAGAATTCCCACGGGTCCTGCTTCTTCCACGGCTGCGGGCCGCGGCGGTCGGCGTTGAAGATGGGGTTGGCGGTGTCGAAGACCCACTTGAGGCCGGGGCACTTGTCGAGAAGTTCAAGCGCGTGTTGCGAACTCATGCCGCCGTGGTTCATGCAGTTCTCGTGGACGGGCTGAAGGCCGGCGTCGAGGAACCTCTTCGTCACCTCGCGCACGCGCTCGTGGACGACCGGCGGCGTGACGGCGTCGGCGTCGCCGGGCTTGAAGCTCATCACGCGGACGTATTTCGTGCCGAGCCGCTGCATCCGCGGGATGGCGCGGCGCACCTCGGCGAGCGTCACGTCGAACGGCGTCTCGACGGTTTTCGCCCAGTTCATGATCGTCGAGCCGAAGGCGTAGATGCCCACGCCGCTGTCCTTGAGCTTGCGCTCGACGATGGCGAACGCCTCGTCCGGGATGTTGTGGAGATTGTCCTTCTTGAAGCCGGCAACCTCGACGCCGCGCATCTCAATGTGCCGCCAGCCGAGCTCCTGCGTTGCGCGAATCTGCCCGTCGATCGTGTTCGCGCCCTCGTCGCCGATGCCCGTGAGAATCATGGTGCGGAGAGGTTAACCACGGATGGACAGGGATGGACACGGATTTTTCGCACCCGGAACAAGGCCGAAAACGCTGCGACCTACGGCAACATTCGGTCTGCGTCGGGGGCGCCGAGCCGGCAGGCGGGCGGAAACCACCGGTGCCGTCGGGCTGCGATGAAGTCGTAGCCGGCATCGCAGATTCGCAGCGGGACGAACCGGAGCATCCACGCCGCGATCCGCCAGAGTCCGCCGATGGAATCCAACGCAGCGGCGACGGCGGCCGACCGCACATGGACGCGCTCGTGGGCGGTGCCTTCGCGCTCGACGGCGACCACGCTGCTGAGCGGTTGTGCTTCGAGCGAGTGCCGCCGCAGGACGGGCGCGGCTGTGGTGCCTTGGAGCGGTGCGAAGCGAAGGGTTTGGGCGGTGTCCTCGGCGAGGAGGAAGCCGACCGAGCGGTCGCACAGGCCGCAATCGCCGTCGAAGAGCACGAGCGCGCGCGACCCGCGGCGCGCGGGCAGCCACTCCGGGTCGAACGTGAACAGGTGGATCATCACCATGCCAAGCGTGAGATCGGCGAAATCCACGACGAGCAGGATGCCGAGGTGCATCGCGAGCATGGCAAGCCACGCGGCGCAACGGCCGCGGCGTGTGAAGCTCAACGGCAGCGCGAGAAGTTCACCGGCAAGCGCGGCCCACGTGAGCCCGCGCAGCGCACCATCGGGCAGCGAGAGCATCAGGTCGCGGAAGGCGCCGGGGCGGGCGAGCGGGTTCGTGAGCAGATGGTGCAGCGCGGAGCCGTCGAGCCAGCTCGGGCTGAGGAGTTTCCACGCGCCGCTGTAAGTGTAGCCGGCGACGAGCAGCATCCACGCGCCCCAAAAAATCGCGGCGGGCATGCGCCACGCGGCGTCGCGCCGGCCGCGCCACGCGAGCGGTTCGCCCGCGGGCACGAGCGCGCAGAGCAGCAGCAGCAGGCCGACGTAGGGGATGCCGGGATTGCTGATGAGGTTGTTGCGGTTGAAGAGGCAGGCCCAGCCATACCACAGCAGCAGCGCGCAGGTGCGACGCGCGACGCCCAGCGTGAAGAGCACTGAGAGCCCGGTGAGCGCGGCGACAAACGACGTGGCGAACGCGGCGCTTTGGAAGTGCTCGAGCGGGTCCGGCAGGTAGCCGTGCGTGAAGTTGAGGCGCGCGTCGGGAAGCAAGCCTTCACGGCTGAAGAGTTCGCCCGCCCACGGAAGCACGTGCGCGAAGTGGACCACCAGGTAGCCGCCAAAGACGACGCGGAACAGCGCGAACTGCCATGCCGACATCGGCTTCGTCGCGTTCATGGCGGAGATTCCGGTTGCAGCAGCCACACGTCGTCGCGCCCGCGGGTCTTGGTCTGGATGACGACGCGGATGTTTGTCGCATCGCCGGGCAGGCCCAACTCGCGGCGCAGGGGCCCGCCGGGGGCGAACCCGTGCCGGAACACCGCCTCCCACACCGGGCGCGGGAGTTTCGGGCCGCCGGCAAGCGCGGCGCCGTAAACGTTGCGCCGGTTGTAAGGCCCCGCGAGGCGCGAGTAAATCTCGGGCGTCAGCGCGAGTTCACGGTCCGCCCCGCCGGATTGGTAACAGATGGTGAAGGCGTTCGCGAAACCTTCCATGCCTTCGAACTCACAGAAGACCTTCGGGAACGGCGCGGCCGCGGAGAGCGCGCCGAGGCCCTTGAGTGTGCGCGAACCCGCGAGGTCGCCGATCATCGCGATGCTCGCGAAGGCGCAGAGGCAGACGGCGGCGAGGTTGCTCCAGCGAATGGAGTGGGTGAATGGGCTGTGCGTGTTCATGCGGCGCGGGTGGTTGCGGCCTCCTGCTTCGCCATCTGGCACGCCCACCGTTTGCGGCAGCCGAAGCACGTCGGCGCGAAGCCCGGCCACGCCTCGGCCTTGTGGACGTCACGGCCCGCGAGCATCTCGTCGAACCGCGCCTCGCGCCGCGGGTTGAAGCCGCACCGGCGGACGTCGCGTCCGGCGTTTTCGAGCGTTCCAAAGAGCCAGTCAATCACCGGCAGGTCGGCGTAGTTGAGCGTGTGGCGCTGGTATTCGTGGTGGATGCGGTGCGACTCGGGCCGCTGGATGATCCAGCCGATCCACCGCGGCGTGCGGACATTCCAATGGTAGAAGTATTCCGCGACGGCGATGACGACCGTGTAGATCGCCGCGGCGCGGACGCTGCATCCGAGCAGCAGGTAAACGATCGCGCTGCTCAGGATCGAGTTGATCGCAATCTCGACCGGGTGCTTGTAAAAACTGGTCAGCACCTCGATGCGCCGCGGCGAGTGATGAAGCTGGTGGCAAAGCCGCCAGAACAACACCGACTCGTGCCGCACGCGGTGCCAGAAGTAGTAAACGAACGAGGAGACCAGATAGGCGATGGCTGCGGACGAGACATCGCCCACCCCATCGCGGAGACGCAGGAGCGAGGCGCCCTGCATCCAGCGGTCCCACGAAATCCCGGCGAGCAGCACGATGCCGAGCTGGCAGAGGTTCACCACCACGACGCGCATCCACCAGCCGCGCACTTGCGGGAGCTTCGAGGCAGGCCAGAGGCGTTCGAGGAGGAGGAAGCCCAGCCCCACCGCGATGATGATCGTTGTCGTGCCCATGCGTTGTTTCGTTGGGCGCGACGTTAGCGTTGCGGCGGCGGCGGGCGTTAATCGAAATAACTTGAGGCGGCTGTCAAGGAACTCGAAGAAGCCGGCTTCGCCCTCGCGCCGGCTGACGAAGCGCGGCTGACACGAACTCCAAACTTGTCCCGCGCGCGTCGAGCCCGGATGATTGGGCCCGCGATGATGCCGCAGACAGTCAGGACTCCTCCGCCCAAGAATCCGGCTGAAGGCCGGCAGGTGTGTGACTTGTGCGGCAGCGGCGCGTGGCAGGTGTTCGCCTCGCGCGGCCGCGGCGGGATGAAACTCTCAACGGTCATCTGCCAGGAGTGCGGGCTGGTTTACACGAATCCGCGGCCGACCGAGCGCGAGAATTCCGAGTTCTACCACAAGCGCTACTGGGGCGAGTTCAAGAACAAGACCGTGCCGGACGACCGGTTCTTTCGCCGCCGGCTGCCCAAGATCCGGCCGTTGCTCGCGCAGTTGCAGCCGTTCCTCCGCCCCGGCGTGAAGGTGCTTGAGGTCGGATGCAGCGTCGGCGCGTTGTTGTGGTCGATGCGCGAAAGGGTCGGCTCGACCGGCGCGTTCGTCGGCGTGGAACCGCACGAGGGCCACGCCCAGTTCGCGCGCGACGCGAAGGGGCTCGATGTCCGCACCGGCCTGCTCAACGAGGTTTCCCACAAGCTCAAGCCTGCGAGCTTTGACCTGGTCGTGATGAACCACGTGCTCGAGCACACCATCAGCCCGACGGATGTCCTCCTCACGTGCAAGAAACTCCTCAAGCCGCACGGCCATCTCATCGTCGAGGTGCCGAATGTCGAGGCGCCGGGTTCGCGGCTCTCGCACTTTTTCCACCACGCGCATCATCACGCGTTCAGCCCGCGCACGATCGAGCGACTCGCGCAAAAGACGGGCTTCAAGACACGCCGCGTGGATGCGCTCGACGGCGACCTGCCGCGCACGCGGCTCAACGCGATCTTCGAAAAGCCGGCGGGACCGGACGCGCCGCAACCGACGCGGTTCATCCGGGACGACCCCGTCGAGCGGGCCGCCGCGTTGCGCCGCTATGAGCGCTGGTATTGGCTCACCGCCGCGAGTCTTCGCAAAAAGGTCACGCACTGGCGCAGACAGCGCGAGTAGGAGGCAAGGGAGGAACCTGACCGCCCCCGGCAGCGGTGGCCCCGGCGCGGAGCGGCGCGACCCTTGGGGCCCGTTTCCGTGATTGCCAATGCGGGAGCGCTTTTGTTCTCTTGTCGTCCGCGATGGCCACCGTTGCCGACATGCTCCGCCAGGGACGCGAAGCCCGGAAGCTCGACGTTCACCAGGTCGCCGACCTGACCAAGATCAAGACCGAGCACATCCGCGCAATGGAGGAGGGCCGGTGGGGCGCGTTCAGCGCGCCCGTATACATCCGCGGATTCGTGCGCACCTACGCGCAGACGCTCAAGCTCCCCATCGGCCAGGTGCTCGTGCAACTCGACGAGGAGCTGTCGCGCACGCCCGAATTCAGCACGCCGCCGAGTCTCATCCCGCGCAAGAAGACCGTCCTCGACCACGCGATGCTCCTGATCTCCACGCTCAACTGGGGTCTCGTGCTGCCGCTGCTGCTCGGCTTGGCCGTCATCGCCACGGCCGTCTGGGGCTACGCGCTCTGGCGCCGGCACAAGACCACCGACCCGCTCAGCACGCTCGGCCCGGGGCTTTACCAACCCAAGTCCGGCGGTGGGGAATACCTTCCGCTGCCGACGAACTATCCGCCGGCGAAACCGTAGGATGGGAGAGTGCCGCGTGTTGCTGCCGAAGCCGGCCAGCCCACAGCTTCAAACGTGCTTCGTCAACGACACGCCGAGCCTGAGCAGTCGTTGCGCGTCGGCGTCGGACTTTGCCTCGGCGTAGATGCGCAGAATGGGCTCGGTGCCGGAGCCGCGCAGCATCAGCCATGAACCGTCCGCGCCGCAGAACTTCACCCCGTCGTAAGTCTTCACGTCGGAGAGCGGGGACTTGAGCAGCTTCGCGGGCGGGTGGGTCTTGCAGAAGTCCATCAGCGCGGCGCGCTTCTCCAGCGGGAAATGCGCGTCAACGCGGGCGTAGCGGTGCGGACCGAATTCCTTCTCCAGGCCGGCGAGCAGTTTCACCAGCGGCCGGCGCTCGGTCGCGAGAAGTTCGAGCAGCAGGAGGCCCGCGAGGATGCCGTCGCGCTCGGGGATGTGCGCGGGGAAGCCGATGCCGCCGCTCTCCTCGAAGCCGAGCAGCACGCCCCCCTTGAGCATCTCGGCGGCGATGTATTTGAAGCCCACGCCCGTCTCGACGAGTCGCAAGCCACGCGCAGCGCACATCCTGTCCACCATTGAAGTCGTGGTAAGCGCCTTCACCACGCGGCCGGTGGCGCGGCGGTTTTGGACGAAGTGTCGCAGCAGCAGACAAATGATCTGGTGCGTTGAAAGCGCGTGCCCTCGGCCGTCCATGCCGCCGACACGGTCGGCATCGCCGTCGGTGACGAGGCAGAGGTCGTGCGGATGCTTCGCGAGGAACGCGGCGCTGCGGACGTAGTTCTTTGCGATGGGCTCGGGGTTGATGCCGCCGAAGAACGGGTCGTGCGCGGCGTTGAGCGTGGTGACGCGGCAGGTCGTGCCCGCGAGCAGTTCGTCGAAACAGCCCGCGCCGACGCCGAAGAGCGCCTCGTGCGCGACGCGCTGCCGCGACTTGGCGATGAGCTTGAAGTCCACGAGCGA harbors:
- a CDS encoding DUF393 domain-containing protein, with the protein product MNATKPMSAWQFALFRVVFGGYLVVHFAHVLPWAGELFSREGLLPDARLNFTHGYLPDPLEHFQSAAFATSFVAALTGLSVLFTLGVARRTCALLLWYGWACLFNRNNLISNPGIPYVGLLLLLCALVPAGEPLAWRGRRDAAWRMPAAIFWGAWMLLVAGYTYSGAWKLLSPSWLDGSALHHLLTNPLARPGAFRDLMLSLPDGALRGLTWAALAGELLALPLSFTRRGRCAAWLAMLAMHLGILLVVDFADLTLGMVMIHLFTFDPEWLPARRGSRALVLFDGDCGLCDRSVGFLLAEDTAQTLRFAPLQGTTAAPVLRRHSLEAQPLSSVVAVEREGTAHERVHVRSAAVAAALDSIGGLWRIAAWMLRFVPLRICDAGYDFIAARRHRWFPPACRLGAPDADRMLP
- a CDS encoding sterol desaturase family protein yields the protein MGTTTIIIAVGLGFLLLERLWPASKLPQVRGWWMRVVVVNLCQLGIVLLAGISWDRWMQGASLLRLRDGVGDVSSAAIAYLVSSFVYYFWHRVRHESVLFWRLCHQLHHSPRRIEVLTSFYKHPVEIAINSILSSAIVYLLLGCSVRAAAIYTVVIAVAEYFYHWNVRTPRWIGWIIQRPESHRIHHEYQRHTLNYADLPVIDWLFGTLENAGRDVRRCGFNPRREARFDEMLAGRDVHKAEAWPGFAPTCFGCRKRWACQMAKQEAATTRAA
- a CDS encoding helix-turn-helix domain-containing protein is translated as MATVADMLRQGREARKLDVHQVADLTKIKTEHIRAMEEGRWGAFSAPVYIRGFVRTYAQTLKLPIGQVLVQLDEELSRTPEFSTPPSLIPRKKTVLDHAMLLISTLNWGLVLPLLLGLAVIATAVWGYALWRRHKTTDPLSTLGPGLYQPKSGGGEYLPLPTNYPPAKP
- a CDS encoding beta-lactamase family protein encodes the protein MNPRHLLPALLLAASCFTALAAPDFARAGVDEAKLREIPRRMQKFVDDSVVSGAVTLVARRGQVVGVEALGYADLASKRPMRAEDIFWIASMTKPITGVAVLMLQDDGKLSIEDPVEKHLPEFKGLWLVASRTNDAATLKRPHRKITLRDLLTHTAGLNTETPDVGRDLSLAERTLFYSQQPLAFEPGSRWQYSNPGINALGRIVEVVAQKDFASFLDDRLFKPLGMKDTTFWPTESQAKRVATPYAPGDRAKQEPPLVPTDFFFLDGRPLTARWRSPKPAGGLYSTAADVAKFYNMMLNHGSAGGRQYLKPETAKLMTTTQTGDIKTGFTEGMSWGLGFQVVKQPTGVTAMLAPGTFGHGGAYGTQSWADPQSQMVFVLMIQRQRLANADASDIRRTFQEAAVAAVVK
- a CDS encoding sugar phosphate isomerase/epimerase, with the translated sequence MILTGIGDEGANTIDGQIRATQELGWRHIEMRGVEVAGFKKDNLHNIPDEAFAIVERKLKDSGVGIYAFGSTIMNWAKTVETPFDVTLAEVRRAIPRMQRLGTKYVRVMSFKPGDADAVTPPVVHERVREVTKRFLDAGLQPVHENCMNHGGMSSQHALELLDKCPGLKWVFDTANPIFNADRRGPQPWKKQDPWEFWTHVRDHTAHIHIKDATWNAAKNDADYNWPGEGAGRVRDILKDAFARGYDAGISIEPHMVVVFHDPHAQQSNDDAMRANYVEYGRRLEKLIAGVKRELVAEKPAVASSLSPATR
- a CDS encoding ATP-binding cassette domain-containing protein codes for the protein PPRVYVFDGRVQASPVGLRERIAIVSPELQARYLQQDWSLTVGQVVASGFALTDYVHHNPDAGQRGRVDVLLDRLGIAALRRRNVQQLSQGELRRTLIARALANRPRILILDEFCDGLDAAARRGLIERLSDFTRDGMQLLYTTHRPGELPACITHLLALEDGRIAWQGPKSKPGRTRVDSGLAPEAPLAPSLSPHRMRGGGARRPDEGCSVKGAAGLDCTFLFRLRGVSVFLDRKPVLRGVHWRMNADENWAVLGRNGAGKSTFLKLLAGEVHPALGGEVRRFGADARHTLWQVRRRIGQVSADFQAAYRDDITGEQAIASGFFGSIGLLRRRPTAEHLRVVRGLVKRFGLGAFAKQSVQRMSYGELRRILLARALVHDPAVLLLDEPFDGLDLESKLALQAALDDLSRNGTRLLVVTHHLDDLPRCITHAAVLEAGRVVASGAVGGIAIRESIGRWFDRHIRPTS
- a CDS encoding class I SAM-dependent methyltransferase, which produces MIGPAMMPQTVRTPPPKNPAEGRQVCDLCGSGAWQVFASRGRGGMKLSTVICQECGLVYTNPRPTERENSEFYHKRYWGEFKNKTVPDDRFFRRRLPKIRPLLAQLQPFLRPGVKVLEVGCSVGALLWSMRERVGSTGAFVGVEPHEGHAQFARDAKGLDVRTGLLNEVSHKLKPASFDLVVMNHVLEHTISPTDVLLTCKKLLKPHGHLIVEVPNVEAPGSRLSHFFHHAHHHAFSPRTIERLAQKTGFKTRRVDALDGDLPRTRLNAIFEKPAGPDAPQPTRFIRDDPVERAAALRRYERWYWLTAASLRKKVTHWRRQRE
- a CDS encoding phosphoglucomutase/phosphomannomutase family protein, with the translated sequence MGTIKFGTDGWRAVIAEDFTFANVERVAQATADYWNAKPIPGTVKRAVVGYDRRFLSNEFAQRAAEVLAGNGFTVTLTSGPTPTPAVSWLVKQQRGIGGVMITASHNPPAFNGYKLKAWFGGSADGSTCQAVEALLGKSPVRDVPLADAQKSGAISVEDIRAAYFTSLKSLVDFKLIAKSRQRVAHEALFGVGAGCFDELLAGTTCRVTTLNAAHDPFFGGINPEPIAKNYVRSAAFLAKHPHDLCLVTDGDADRVGGMDGRGHALSTHQIICLLLRHFVQNRRATGRVVKALTTTSMVDRMCAARGLRLVETGVGFKYIAAEMLKGGVLLGFEESGGIGFPAHIPERDGILAGLLLLELLATERRPLVKLLAGLEKEFGPHRYARVDAHFPLEKRAALMDFCKTHPPAKLLKSPLSDVKTYDGVKFCGADGSWLMLRGSGTEPILRIYAEAKSDADAQRLLRLGVSLTKHV